One genomic window of Quercus robur chromosome 6, dhQueRobu3.1, whole genome shotgun sequence includes the following:
- the LOC126690057 gene encoding uncharacterized protein LOC126690057: MAEVAKEQWIMKFDSSSVENLGGARMVLYHNGEEIVALSFKLEFPCSNNTAEYEAYLIGLATAFEMGIKHLKAVGDFNLVVCQAKGSFSLKETNLALYRTLAQRMEEKFCTFEIDHIQRSENRYADALGSQIAFEGSRSRVEIDK; encoded by the coding sequence ATGGCAGAAGTGGCCAAAGAACAGTGGATCATGAAGTTTGATAGTTCCTCTGTAGAAAACTTAGGAGGTGCGAGAATGGTCCTTTATCACAATGGTGAAGAGATTGTGGCACTCTCATTCAAGTTGGAATTTCCATGTTCAAACAATACAGCGGAATACGAGGCCTACCTGATAGGGTTGGCAACAGCCTTTGAAATGGGGATCAAACACTTAAAGGCGGTAGGAGACTTTAATTTGGTAGTTTGCCAGGCTAAGGGGAGCTTTTCTTTAAAGGAAACAAATCTAGCCTTATACAGGACACTAGCCCAAAGGATGGAGGAAAAGTTTTGTACATTTGAAATAGATCACATTCAGAGGAGTGAGAATAGATATGCAGATGCGTTGGGCTCACAAATAGCCTTTGAAGGGAGCAGAAGTAGAGTTGAGATTGATAAGTAA